One window of Pectobacterium carotovorum genomic DNA carries:
- the miaA gene encoding tRNA (adenosine(37)-N6)-dimethylallyltransferase MiaA has protein sequence MNDVENAPLPPAIFIMGPTASGKTALAMALREYLPVELISVDSALIYKDMDIGTAKPSAEELALAPHRLIDILDPTESYSAADFRRDALREMADITAAGRIPLLVGGTMLYFKALLEGLSPLPPADVAVRQRIEEQAKEIGWEAMHRQLSEIDPVAAIRIHPNDPQRLSRALEVFFVSGNTLTELTKTSGDALPYQVHQFAIAPATRELLHERIEQRFHQMLAAGFETEARTLFARHDLHTDMPSIRCVGYRQMWSYLSGEIDYDEMVYRGVCATRQLAKRQMTWLRGWDDVCWLDSEKPTEALDNVIQVVRAQVC, from the coding sequence ATGAATGATGTAGAAAACGCGCCGTTGCCGCCCGCTATTTTTATCATGGGGCCGACGGCGTCAGGAAAAACGGCATTGGCAATGGCGTTACGAGAATATTTGCCGGTAGAGTTGATTAGCGTAGATTCCGCCCTCATCTATAAAGACATGGATATTGGGACGGCGAAACCAAGTGCGGAAGAGCTGGCACTGGCCCCGCATCGGTTAATCGATATTCTCGATCCGACAGAATCCTATTCTGCGGCTGATTTTCGCCGCGATGCGCTACGTGAGATGGCAGACATTACCGCTGCCGGGCGCATTCCCCTGTTAGTCGGGGGGACGATGCTGTATTTCAAGGCGCTGCTGGAAGGGCTTTCTCCTCTGCCTCCAGCCGATGTTGCAGTGCGCCAGCGCATTGAAGAGCAGGCAAAAGAAATCGGCTGGGAAGCGATGCATCGGCAGCTCAGTGAGATCGATCCGGTAGCAGCCATTCGGATTCATCCAAATGATCCGCAGAGACTCTCGCGAGCACTGGAAGTTTTTTTCGTTTCAGGCAACACTTTAACTGAACTGACAAAAACGTCTGGCGATGCACTGCCTTATCAGGTTCATCAGTTTGCTATCGCCCCGGCGACGCGTGAATTGTTGCATGAGCGGATTGAACAGCGTTTTCATCAGATGTTGGCGGCAGGTTTTGAGACAGAAGCCCGGACATTGTTTGCCCGGCATGACCTTCATACGGATATGCCCTCTATTCGTTGTGTTGGTTATCGCCAGATGTGGTCATATTTATCCGGTGAAATCGATTACGATGAGATGGTTTATCGGGGAGTTTGTGCGACGCGTCAGTTAGCAAAGCGTCAAATGACCTGGCTGCGCGGTTGGGATGATGTCTGCTGGCTGGATAGCGAAAAACCGACTGAAGCACTGGACAATGTTATACAGGTTGTTCGTGCACAGGTTTGTTAG
- the hfq gene encoding RNA chaperone Hfq, whose translation MAKGQSLQDPFLNALRRERVPVSIYLVNGIKLQGQIESFDQFVILLKNTVSQMVYKHAISTVVPSRPVSHHSNNPGGSNNYHGSNTTAQQQSQEADDAE comes from the coding sequence ATGGCTAAGGGGCAATCTTTGCAAGATCCGTTCTTGAACGCTTTGCGTCGTGAACGTGTTCCGGTTTCGATTTATTTGGTGAACGGTATTAAGTTGCAAGGTCAGATCGAATCTTTCGATCAGTTCGTGATTTTGTTGAAAAACACGGTAAGTCAGATGGTTTATAAGCATGCCATCTCTACAGTTGTTCCCTCCCGCCCAGTTTCTCACCATAGCAACAATCCAGGCGGCAGCAACAATTATCACGGTAGTAACACGACTGCTCAGCAGCAGTCGCAGGAAGCTGATGACGCCGAATAA